CTTTTTGAGTTGTAGGACGAGATGCCGACATAGAGCGCCCGTCCGGATCGCACGATATGATCGAGCGCCATCATGGTCTCTTCAAGCGGCGTGTCCGGGTCGAAGCGATGGGAATAGAAGATATCGACATAGTCGAGCCCCATCCGCTTCAATGACTGGTCACAGGACGCGATCAGGTATTTCCGGCTGCCCCATTCGCCGTAAGGGCCCGGCCACATTTCATAGCCCGCCTTGGACGAGATGATCATCTCGTCCCGGTAAGGCGCGAAATCCGTCCGCAGCAGGTCGCCAAAGGCTTCTTCCGCCGCGCCCGGCCTCGGGCCGTAATTGTTGGCGAGATCGAAATGGGTGATGCCGAGATCGAAGGCGGTCCGGGCGATGTCCCGTTTCAACTGATGTGGCGTGTCCTCGCCGAAATTATGCCAGAGGCCGAGCGAGATCACCGGCAGTTTCAGGCCGGATCTCCCGCAGCGGCGGTATTCCATGGTGTCGTAGCGCGTTGCCGCTGCCGTCCAGGTCATTCTGTCTCCAAATCAGGTCAAGAGCGCCTGCGCAGCTTGCGGATCCAGGGCGGCCGGTCGCTCGCAGGTCGTACCGATATCGATGAATTGACCGGTCTCGCCGGAGGCGAGAATCGATGTCATCACGTCGACAGCATGCAGAGAGAATTCCAAAGAGCAACGGTGCGGACGGTTTTCCAGGATCGCCTGTGCCATATCGGCAAGGCCCGCGGTGCGGTAATTTGCATTGCCGCCGTCATTGGCCCTGGAGAACGGGTGGTCCCAGGCTTCCGACAGGCTGGCGAAGCTGCCCTTGTCGGTCATGCGGACTTCACCACCGAAGAAGTTCGGATCCGGCACATGCAACGTACCGCCCTGGCCATAGAGTTCCATGTTGGAATGGCCGTGCTGCCAGACATCCCAGCTGGCGCAATAGGTGATCTGGGCGCCTGAGTGGAACTGCATCACGGCATGGATCGTGGTCGGGGTCTCGACCTTGATCTTGTCGCCATGGCGCGGCTGCGAGGTGATGGTGCGATATTCGGAGCCGGACGAGCTCATGGCGCAGACCCGCTTCACCGGGCCGAGCAACTGGACCAGGTTGGAAATGTAGTAGGGGCCGAGATCGAGGATCGGACCACCCCCCGGCTGGAAGAAGAAGTCCGGGTTCGGATGCCACATTTCCATGCCCGGGCTCTGCACGAAGCAGGTGCCGGACGTCACCTTGCCGACGGCGCCTTCATCGACCAGGTGCCTGGCAAGCTGATGAGCTCCGCCCATGAACGTGTCCGGTGCGGAACCGACGCGGAGGCCTTTTGACGCGGCGATGTCCGCGAGGGTCTTGCCCTCTTCGACGCTGAGCACAAAGGGCTTTTCCGAATAGACATGTTTGCCGGCTTCCAGAACCTTCCTGGACACTTCGAAATGGGCGGCCGGCACAGTCAGGTTGACGATGATGTCGATGTCATCGGCACCGAGCAATCCGTCAATGCTTTCTGCGCGCAGGCCGAATTCCTCTGCCCGGGCTTTCGCTGCCGCTTCGTTGAGATCTGCGCAAGCCCGAACCTCGATGCCCTTGAAAAGCGGGGCGAGGCGCATATAGGCGGCCGAAATGTTTCCGCATCCGAGGATGCCGATTCCAAGTGTGTTGCTCATATCAGGTCCTCAAAAAGTGCGGAAGGCGTCGATGGAACGGCTGGCAAAGCGGTCGAAGTCGGAGGGCTTGTCGTGTTCCATCACGAAGAGGTCGACACCGACGCCGCGCAAGGCGGCCATGATGCCTTTCCAGTCCATGGTGCCCTGACCGACATCGGCCCAGCCATCCTCATCCTCACACTCGCCATCCGGAGCGATGTCCTTGACATGGGCCGTCGTGATGCGATCCGCGTATTTCTCGATCCAGGCCAGCGGATCCTGTCCACCCCGCACGATCCAGGCGATGTCCGCTTCCCATTCGATGGAGGGAGCGGCTTCCAGCAGGATGTCCATCGGCAGCCGGCCATCGGCGCAGGGAACGAACTCGAAATCGTGGTTGTGCCAGCCGAAGCGCAGGCCTGCGT
This genomic interval from Labrenzia sp. VG12 contains the following:
- a CDS encoding Gfo/Idh/MocA family protein, with the protein product MSNTLGIGILGCGNISAAYMRLAPLFKGIEVRACADLNEAAAKARAEEFGLRAESIDGLLGADDIDIIVNLTVPAAHFEVSRKVLEAGKHVYSEKPFVLSVEEGKTLADIAASKGLRVGSAPDTFMGGAHQLARHLVDEGAVGKVTSGTCFVQSPGMEMWHPNPDFFFQPGGGPILDLGPYYISNLVQLLGPVKRVCAMSSSGSEYRTITSQPRHGDKIKVETPTTIHAVMQFHSGAQITYCASWDVWQHGHSNMELYGQGGTLHVPDPNFFGGEVRMTDKGSFASLSEAWDHPFSRANDGGNANYRTAGLADMAQAILENRPHRCSLEFSLHAVDVMTSILASGETGQFIDIGTTCERPAALDPQAAQALLT
- a CDS encoding sugar phosphate isomerase/epimerase; protein product: MMDVSFQLYSAREFTPFDGVLKRLAELGYTQVEGFGGNYDDPAAFRALLDANGLAMPSGHFFPMEQFETDLGKVIETAHTLGMKRLFVPAPPPEQRGPDAAHWQSVGARLETIGEGIRDAGLRFGWHNHDFEFVPCADGRLPMDILLEAAPSIEWEADIAWIVRGGQDPLAWIEKYADRITTAHVKDIAPDGECEDEDGWADVGQGTMDWKGIMAALRGVGVDLFVMEHDKPSDFDRFASRSIDAFRTF